A genomic stretch from Deltaproteobacteria bacterium HGW-Deltaproteobacteria-2 includes:
- a CDS encoding NAD-dependent dehydratase, with protein MSANKILVTGAGGFIGSHLAERLTELGYSVRAFVRYNSNNNWGWLNNSSYLKDIEVYSGDIRDYDSVRNAMKGCREVYHLAALIGIPYSYDSPLAYIKTNIEGTYNILENARLGNFKNVVITSTSETYGTAQFVPISENHPLVGQSPYSASKIAADQLALSYWLSFQLPVKIVRPFNTYGPRQSSRAIIPTVISQILSGKKILTLGNIYPTRDLTFVKDTVEGFIAIAKAGKLAGSVTNVGNGFEISVKDLAIKIGLLLNTKIRFQTALKRRRPVNSEVERLLCDNNRIMTITKWRPQYSLEQGLQETIDWIKNNIHIYKPNLYVK; from the coding sequence ATGAGTGCCAACAAAATTCTAGTCACCGGCGCCGGTGGTTTTATCGGCAGCCATCTGGCGGAAAGACTCACCGAACTCGGATACTCTGTTCGCGCTTTTGTGCGCTATAACTCCAACAACAATTGGGGATGGCTGAATAATTCTTCCTATCTTAAAGACATTGAAGTTTATTCCGGAGATATTCGTGATTATGACTCCGTCCGAAATGCGATGAAAGGCTGCCGGGAAGTTTATCATCTGGCGGCATTGATCGGAATCCCTTATTCATACGATTCCCCCCTTGCCTATATCAAGACCAATATTGAAGGAACATATAATATACTGGAAAATGCCCGTCTCGGAAATTTTAAAAATGTGGTTATTACCTCAACTTCTGAAACATACGGCACAGCCCAATTCGTACCCATTTCTGAAAATCATCCTCTTGTTGGTCAGTCGCCTTATTCGGCATCAAAAATTGCTGCCGATCAACTGGCCCTTAGTTATTGGCTTTCTTTTCAGCTTCCGGTAAAAATCGTCCGCCCTTTTAACACTTATGGCCCCCGTCAATCATCAAGAGCGATAATTCCTACTGTAATTAGTCAGATATTATCCGGCAAAAAAATATTAACCCTGGGTAATATTTACCCTACGCGTGATTTAACGTTTGTTAAAGACACTGTTGAAGGTTTTATTGCAATAGCCAAAGCCGGAAAACTCGCCGGATCAGTAACCAATGTTGGTAATGGTTTTGAGATATCTGTAAAAGATTTGGCAATAAAAATAGGTCTGCTTTTAAACACAAAAATTCGTTTTCAAACGGCATTGAAACGCCGGCGACCGGTTAATAGTGAAGTCGAACGACTCCTTTGTGATAATAATAGAATTATGACAATTACAAAATGGCGGCCTCAATATTCACTTGAACAAGGTCTTCAAGAGACTATTGACTGGATTAAAAATAACATTCATATTTATAAGCCGAATCTATATGTAAAATAG